In Macrobrachium rosenbergii isolate ZJJX-2024 chromosome 48, ASM4041242v1, whole genome shotgun sequence, one DNA window encodes the following:
- the LOC136831158 gene encoding serine protease inhibitor dipetalogastin-like — protein MSYDVLLRSENPVIWWENPKPPQVFQQNNKTIKKMKISPTTLFLYLSTLIWTSNAQTEDQRHLGFGQGGGGGGGVCNRNCPRNIDPVCGTNGKTYDNLCLLLVARRCDNIRVRRLHDGACGSTTPNCGANVACPFNYAPVCGSDGQTYPNDCVFQSARCNNPRLTKVRDGECGSTNPNCRPSTGCPFIYAPVCGSDGKTYANECALRNAACSNPRLTKVSDGECGRNPLCKQTFFCPSVFQPVCGNNGQTYQNECVFSNAACTIPTLRKASDGACELEKIHTNNFLDCPSVNPGSRPDCNFGCGANYDPVCGNDGKTYGNQCTLDLAACKNPSIKKVQWRVCPVVPPTAWSRPNCPDVCPANYDPVCGTDGRTYGNQCNLGVASCRNPSIQKAYNGECGRRGRDTSFVENNA, from the exons atttcaacaaaacaacaagacaatcaagaaaatgaagatatcacCCACAACCCTGTTTCTCTACCTGTCAACGTTGATTTGGACATCCAATGCCCAGACGGAGGATCAGAGACACCTCGGCTTTGGACAAGGAGGAGGCGGTGGTGGCGGTG TATGCAATCGTAACTGCCCAAGAAACATCGACCCTGTTTGTGGAACCAATGGAAAGACTTACGATAACCTCTGCCTTTTACTCGTCGCCAGGAGATGCGACAACATCAGGGTGAGGCGACTACACGACGGTGCATGCG GCTCAACGACACCCAACTGCGGAGCAAATGTAGCATGCCCATTCAACTACGCCCCAGTTTGCGGTAGCGACGGGCAAACGTACCCAAATGATTGTGTCTTCCAGAGCGCCCGTTGCAATAACCCACGCCTGACCAAAGTCAGGGATGGGGAATGTG gCTCCACGAATCCCAACTGTAGACCAAGCACGGGCTGTCCTTTCATCTACGCCCCAGTTTGCGGAAGTGACGGGAAAACGTACGCCAATGAGTGTGCCTTAAGGAACGCGGCCTGCAGTAACCCCAGACTCACTAAAGTATCCGACGGAGAGTGTG GACGTAATCCCCTCTGCAAGCAGACCTTCTTCTGCCCCTCCGTCTTCCAGCCCGTGTGCGGCAACAACGGCCAGACCTACCAGAACGAATGCGTCTTCTCCAACGCCGCCTGTACCATCCCCACCCTCAGGAAGGCTTCTGACGGGGCGTGTG aacttgaaaaaatacatactaaTAATTTCCTCGACTGTCCGTCTGTCAATCCAGGATCAAGGCCCGACTGCAATTTCGGCTGTGGAGCCAACTACGACCCTGTCTGTGGTAATGACGGCAAAACGTACGGGAACCAGTGCACTCTGGACCTTGCAGCTTGCAAGAACCCTTCTATTAAGAAGGTACAATGGAGAGTGTG ccCTGTTGTCCCCCCAACTGCCT GGTCAAGACCAAACTGTCCTGACGTCTGTCCAGCTAACTACGACCCTGTCTGTGGCACAGACGGAAGAACGTACGGGAATCAGTGCAACCTGGGTGTTGCCTCTTGCAGAAACCCTTCTATTCAGAAAGCCTATAATGGGGAGTGTG gaaGAAGAGGCAGGGACACGtcctttgttgaaaataatgccTGA